A region of Musa acuminata AAA Group cultivar baxijiao unplaced genomic scaffold, Cavendish_Baxijiao_AAA HiC_scaffold_916, whole genome shotgun sequence DNA encodes the following proteins:
- the LOC135664964 gene encoding DNA-directed RNA polymerase subunit beta gives MLRNDGNEGMSTIPGFSQIQFEGFCRFINEGLTEEFHKFPKIEDTDQEIEFKLFVERYQLVEPLINERDAVYESLTYSSELYVPAGLIWKTGRDMQEQTVFIGNIPLMNSLGTFIVNGIYRIVINQILQSPGIYYRSELDHNGISVYTSTIISDWGGRSELEIDRKARIWARVSRKQKISILILSSAMGSNLREILDNVCYPEIFLSFPNDKEKKKIGSKENAILEFYQQFACVGGDPVFSESLCKELQKKFFQQRCELGRIGRRNMNRRLNLDIPQNNTFLLPRDVLAAADHLIGIKFGMGTLDDMNHLKNKRIRSIADLLQDQFGLALVRLENAVRGTICGAIRHKLIPTPQNLVTSTSLTTTYESFFGLHPLSQVLDRTNPLTQIVHGRKLSYLGPGGLTGRTASFRIRDIHPSHYGRICPIDTSEGINVGLIGSLAIHVRIGHWGSIESPFYEISERSKEAQIVYLSPNRDEYYMVAAGNSLALNRGIQEEQVVPARYRQEFLTIAWEQIHLRSIFPFQYFSIGASLIPFIEHNDANRALMSSNMQRQAVPLSQSERCIVGTGLERQTALDSGVSAIAEHEGKIIYTDPHKIILSSNGDTTISISIPLVIYQRSNKNTCMHQKPQVPRGKCIKKGQILADGAATVGGELALGKNVLVAYMPWEGYNSEDAVLISERLVYEDIYTSFHIRKYEIQTHVTSQGPERITKEIPHLEAHLLRNLDRNGVVMLGSWVETGDILVGKLTPQTANESSYAPEDRLLRAILGIQVSTAKETSLKLPIGGRGRVIDVRWIRKKGGSCYNSEMIRVYISQKREIKVGDKVAGRHGNKGIISKILPRQDMPYLQDGTPVDMVFNPLGVPSRMNVGQIFECSLGLAGDLLKRHYRIAPFDERYEQEASRKLVFSELYEASKQTKNPWVFEPEYPGKSRIFDGRTGNPFEQPVLIGKSYILKLIHQVDDKIHGRSSGHYALVTQQPLRGRAKQGGQRVGEMEVWALEGFGVAHILQEMLTYKSDHIRARQEVLGATIIGGRVSNPEDAPESFRLLVRELRSLALELNHFLVSEKNFQINRKEA, from the coding sequence atgctccggaatgatggaaatgagggaatgtccacaatacctggatttagtcagatccaatttgagggattttgtaggttcattaatgagggcttgacggaagaatttcataagtttccaaaaattgaagatacagatcaagaaattgaatttaaattatttgtggaaagatatcaattggtagaacccttgataaacgaaagagatgctgtgtatgaatcactcacatattcttctgaattatatgtacccgcgggattaatttggaaaaccggtagagatatgcaagaacaaaccgtttttattggaaacattcccctaatgaattccctgggaacctttatagtaaatggaatatacagaattgtgatcaatcaaatattgcaaagtcctggtatttactaccgttcagaattggaccataacggaatttctgtctataccagcacaataatatcagattggggaggaagatcggaattagaaattgatagaaaagcaaggatatgggcccgtgtaagtaggaaacaaaaaatatctattctaattctatcatcagctatgggttcgaatctaagagaaattctagataatgtttgttaccctgaaattttcttgtctttcccgaatgataaggagaaaaaaaagattgggtcaaaagaaaatgctattttgGAATTTTATCAACAATTTGCTTGTGTAGGCGGGGATCCGGTATTTTCTGAGTCTTTATGTAAAGAATTACAAAAGAAATTTTTTCAACAAAGATGTGAATtaggaaggattggtcgacgaaaTATGAACCGGAGACTGAATCTTGATATACCTCAGAACAATACATTTTTATTACCACGAGATGTATTGGCTGCTGCGGATCATTTGATCGGAATTAAATTTGGAATGGGTACACTTGACGATATGAATCACTTGAAAAATAAACGGATTCGTTCTATAGCGGATCTGTTACAGGATCAATTCGGACTGGCTCTTGTTCGTTTAGAAAATGCGGTTCGAGGAACTATATGTGGAGCAATTCGGCATAAATTGATACCGACTCCTCAAAATTTGGTAACTTCAACTTCATTAACAACCACTTATGAATCGTTTTTTGGCCTACATCCTTTATCTCAAGTTTTGGATCGAACTAATCCATTGACACAAATCGTTCATGGGCGAAAATTGAGTTATTTGGGTCCTGGAGGATTGACGGGGCGAACTGCTAGTTTTCGGATACGAGATATTCATCCTAGCCACTATGGACGTATTTGTCCAATTGACACGTCCGAAGGAATCAATGTTGGACTTATTGGATCCTTAGCCATTCATGTGAGGATTGGCCATTGGGGATCTATAGAGAGTCCATTTTATGAAATATCTGAAAGATCAAAAGAGGCACAGATAGTTTATTTATCACCAAATAGAGATGAATATTATATGGTAGCAGCGGGAAATTCTTTGGCCTTGAATCGGGGTATTCAGGAAGAACAGGTTGTTCCAGCCCGATACCGTCAAGAGTTCCTGACTATTGCATGGGAACAGATTCATCTTAGAAGTATTTTTCCCTTCCAATATTTTTCTATTGGAGCTTCCCTCATTCCTTTTATCGAGCATAATGATGCGAATCGGGCTTTAATGAGTTCTAATATGCAGCGCCAAGCAGTTCCGCTTTCTCAGTCCGAGAGGTGCATTGTTGGAACTGGACTGGAACGCCAAACGGCTCTGGATTCGGGGGTTTCCGCTATAGCCGAACACGAGGGAAAGATCATTTATACTGACCCTCACAAGATCATTTTATCAAGTAATGGGGACACTACTATAAGTATAAGTATTCCATTAGTTATCTATCAACGTTCCAACAAAAATACTTGTATGCATCAAAAACCTCAGGTTCCGCGGGGTAAATGCattaaaaaaggacaaattttagCGGACGGTGCGGCTACAGTTGGGGGGGAACTTGCTTTAGGAAAAAACGTATTAGTAGCTTATATGCCATGGGAGGGTTACAATTCTGAAGACGCAGTACTAATTAGCGAACGTCTGGTATATGAAGATATTTATACTTCTTTTCACATCCGGAAATATGAAATTCAGACTCATGTGACAAGCCAAGGACCTGAAAGAATCACTAAGGAAATACCACATCTAGAGGCTCATTTACTCCGCAATTTAGACAGAAATGGAGTTGTGATGCTGGGATCTTGggtagaaacaggtgatattttaGTAGGTAAATTAACACCTCAGACAGCAAACGAATCGTCGTATGCTCCAGAGGATAGATTATTACGAGCCATACTTGGAATTCAGGTATCCACTGCAAAAGAAACTTCTCTAAAACTACCTATAGGCGGAAGAGGTCGCGTTATTGATGTGAGATGGATCCGGAAAAAGGGGGGTTCCTGTTATAATTCAGAAATGATTCGTGTATATATTTCACAGAAACGTGAAATCAAAGTAGGTGATAAAGTAGCTGGAAGACATGGGAATAAGGgtatcatttcaaaaattttgcCTAGACAAGATATGCCCTATTTGCAAGATGGAACACCTGTTGATATGGTCTTCAACCCATTAGGAGTACCATCACGAATGAATGTGGGACAGATATTTGAATGCTCGCTCGGGTTAGCGGGGGATCTGCTAAAGAGACATTATAGAATAGCACCTTTTGATGAGAGATATGAGCAAGAGGCTTCGAGAAAACTAGTGTTTTCCGAATTATATGAAGCCAGTAAGCAAACAAAAAATCCATGGGTATTTGAACCCGAATATCCGGGAAAAAGCAGAATATTTGATGGAAGAACAGGAAATCCTTTTGAACAACCTGTTCTAATAGGAAAgtcctatattttaaaattaattcatcAAGTTGATGATAAAATCCATGGACGTTCTAGTGGACATTACGCACTTGTTACACAACAACCCCTTAGAGGAAGGGCGAAGCAAGGGGGACAACGAGTAGGGGAAATGGAAGTTTGGGCTCTAGAGGGATTTGGTGTTGCTCATATTTTACAAGAGATGCTTACTTATAAATCTGATCATATTAGAGCTCGTCAAGAAGTACTTGGTGCTACgatcattggaggaagagtatctAACCCAGAAGATGCTCCAGAATCTTTTCGATTGCTCGTTCGAGAACTACGATCTTTAGCTCTAGAACTGAATCATTTCCTTGTATCTGAGAAGAACTTCCAGATTAATAGGAAGGAAGCTTGA